From Glycine max cultivar Williams 82 chromosome 11, Glycine_max_v4.0, whole genome shotgun sequence, the proteins below share one genomic window:
- the LOC100801691 gene encoding xanthoxin dehydrogenase gives MSTTGNVLASTPTPRLLGKVALVTGGASGIGESIVRLFHIHGAKICIADVQDNLGKQICESLGDEANVVFVHCDVTVEDDVSHAVNFTVGKFGTLDIIVNNAGISGSPCPDIRDADLSEFDKVFSINAKGVFHGMKHSARVMIPNKKGSIISLSSVASALGGIGIHAYTGSKHAVLGLTKSVAAELGKHSIRVNCVSPYAVATGLALAHLPEDQRTEDALAGFRDFTGRMANLQGVELTTHDIANAVLFLASDEARYISGENLMVDGGFTSVNHSLQVFK, from the exons ATGTCTACTACCGGTAATGTTCTGGCTTCCACTCCAACGCCAAG GCTATTAGGCAAAGTGGCATTGGTCACAGGTGGAGCATCTGGAATTGGAGAAAGCATTGTGCGTCTCTTCCATATCCATGGTGCTAAAATTTGTATAGCTGATGTGCAAGACAATCTTGGAAAGCAGATCTGTGAATCCCTTGGCGACGAAGCAAATGTTGTTTTTGTCCATTGTGATGTTACAGTAGAGGATGATGTTTCCCATGCAGTGAACTTCACTGTGGGTAAATTTGGCACCCTTGACATCATAGTCAACAATGCTGGAATCTCCGGATCGCCTTGTCCTGATATCCGCGATGCAGACTTATCAGAATTCGATAAGGTGTTTAGTATAAACGCAAAGGGAGTGTTTCATGGGATGAAGCACAGCGCTCGAGTTATGATCCCAAACAAGAAGGGCTCAATCATTTCTTTAAGCAGTGTAGCAAGTGCCTTAGGTGGCATAGGAATACATGCATACACAGGATCCAAACATGCTGTTTTAGGGCTCACAAAGAGTGTTGCAGCTGAATTGGGGAAGCACAGTATAAGAGTGAATTGTGTGTCACCTTATGCTGTTGCAACAGGTTTGGCTTTAGCCCATTTGCCTGAGGATCAGAGAACTGAGGATGCTTTGGCCGGTTTTCGCGATTTTACCGGGAGAATGGCCAACTTGCAGGGGGTAGAGTTAACTACTCATGATATAGCTAATGCTGTGCTCTTCCTTGCTAGTGATGAAGCAAGATATATAAGTGGAGAGAATCTCATGGTTGATGGTGGCTTCACGAGTGTAAATCACTCACTCCaagtttttaaatga